The following coding sequences are from one Sphingobium sp. Cam5-1 window:
- a CDS encoding CoA pyrophosphatase has product MTLADRVRAALAEGHAREVGIMLSDTRDPRIDGELVLAPAAVLVAITDRPEPGLILTERAASLRKHAGQIAFPGGRVDQEDASEIAGALREAHEEIGLRPDIVDVIGTTDRYHTFTGFDIVPVLGVIPADLPLTPQADEVADWFELPLSFALDPANRVSHSAHYQGVERHYYEIMWNGRRIWGITAAILANLSRRLDLDRLIA; this is encoded by the coding sequence ATGACCTTGGCCGACCGCGTCCGCGCCGCGCTTGCCGAAGGACATGCGCGCGAAGTCGGGATCATGCTATCGGACACACGCGATCCCCGCATCGACGGCGAACTCGTCCTTGCGCCCGCCGCCGTGCTCGTGGCCATCACTGACCGACCGGAACCCGGCCTTATCCTTACCGAGCGTGCGGCTTCCCTGCGCAAACATGCGGGGCAGATCGCCTTCCCCGGCGGCCGCGTCGATCAGGAAGACGCCAGCGAGATCGCCGGAGCGCTTCGGGAGGCGCACGAAGAAATCGGGCTACGCCCTGACATCGTGGATGTCATCGGCACGACCGACCGCTACCACACCTTCACCGGCTTCGACATTGTGCCCGTGCTGGGCGTCATCCCGGCCGACCTGCCGCTCACGCCCCAAGCGGACGAGGTCGCTGACTGGTTCGAACTGCCCCTATCCTTTGCGCTCGATCCGGCAAACCGCGTCAGCCATTCCGCCCATTATCAGGGTGTTGAACGACATTATTATGAAATAATGTGGAATGGCCGCCGTATCTGGGGCATCACCGCCGCCATACTCGCCAACCTGTCGCGGAGGCTTGATCTTGACCGCCTTATTGCCTGA
- a CDS encoding DUF1285 domain-containing protein, translating to MPMDPPPDLANLSLADIARLAEEKRLPPVEKWNPDHCGDSEMRIARDGTWFHQGSPIGREAMVRLFSTILRREKDGSYVLVTPVEKLSIEVEDAPFLAVELKSESEGRDRALAFRLNTGDLIPAGPKNPLVIRETADGPHPYLHVRGGLEALVNRSVYYELMNLALDEASDPVGLWSNGAFYPLDGSA from the coding sequence ATGCCGATGGACCCGCCACCTGATCTTGCCAACCTGTCGCTGGCCGACATAGCCCGTCTGGCCGAGGAAAAGCGGCTGCCGCCCGTCGAAAAGTGGAATCCCGACCATTGCGGCGACAGCGAAATGCGCATCGCCCGCGACGGCACATGGTTTCATCAGGGTTCGCCGATCGGCCGCGAAGCCATGGTGCGCCTCTTCTCGACGATCCTGCGGCGTGAAAAGGACGGCTCTTATGTCCTTGTAACACCAGTTGAAAAACTCTCGATCGAAGTCGAGGACGCCCCCTTCCTCGCCGTCGAGCTGAAGAGCGAGAGTGAAGGCCGCGACCGCGCCCTCGCCTTTCGTCTCAACACGGGCGACCTTATCCCCGCAGGCCCCAAAAACCCGCTCGTCATTCGGGAAACGGCCGATGGCCCGCACCCCTATCTGCACGTGCGTGGCGGGCTTGAGGCGCTGGTCAATCGCAGCGTCTATTATGAGCTGATGAACCTCGCGCTGGACGAAGCAAGCGACCCGGTTGGCCTCTGGAGCAATGGCGCCTTCTACCCGCTGGACGGTTCCGCATGA